The following are encoded together in the Gilvimarinus sp. DA14 genome:
- a CDS encoding MFS transporter, which translates to MSTPSQRPELSFWQIWNMCFGFIGIQFGFALQNANVSRIFQTLGAQIDDLPILWVAAPLTGLLVQPIVGYFSDKTWNRLGRRRPYFLVGAIATSASLFFMPHSPTLWIAAGMLWIMDASINISMEPFRAFVGDMLPQKQRTLGFVMQAFFIGVGSVVASCLPWLMANVIGISNTAAPGVVPDSVIWSFTLGGLAVLLAVGWTIIRTREYSPEQLAKYNEAEGQLSPEHSAAIKPASYYKKSGLAWFAIGALGAALIAVFSLHAELYILAACSTGFGVLQLIAASLQDRGATNHGLYQITHDFFHMPRTMVQLALVQFFSWFALFSMWIYITPAVTSHHYGALDTNGELYNQGADWTGVLLGSYNGYAMLAAFIIPAMARKLGQKLTHSINLLLGALGFVSFLWVKDPAWLLASMVGVGFAWASIISLPYAMLSCALPGHKMGVYMGIFNFFIVIPQILAASVLGLIVHTVFKDQSIYAMLLGGVCFGIAALATLRVKQPLA; encoded by the coding sequence ATGAGCACACCATCGCAACGGCCAGAGCTTAGCTTCTGGCAAATCTGGAACATGTGCTTTGGTTTTATCGGCATACAATTTGGCTTTGCCCTGCAAAATGCCAATGTCAGCCGTATTTTCCAAACCCTCGGGGCCCAAATAGACGACTTACCCATACTCTGGGTCGCCGCACCACTGACCGGACTGCTGGTGCAGCCTATTGTCGGCTATTTCAGCGATAAAACCTGGAACCGGCTCGGCCGCCGCCGCCCCTACTTTCTGGTGGGCGCCATAGCGACCAGTGCATCGTTATTTTTTATGCCGCACTCGCCCACGCTATGGATCGCAGCCGGAATGCTGTGGATTATGGATGCCTCGATCAATATTTCCATGGAGCCTTTCCGCGCGTTTGTCGGCGACATGTTGCCACAAAAGCAGCGCACCCTCGGCTTTGTCATGCAGGCGTTTTTTATCGGCGTTGGCTCTGTGGTCGCCTCGTGCCTGCCATGGCTTATGGCCAATGTTATCGGCATTAGCAATACAGCGGCCCCCGGTGTTGTACCCGATTCGGTTATCTGGTCGTTTACCCTGGGCGGTTTGGCCGTATTACTGGCGGTGGGCTGGACGATTATCCGCACGCGAGAGTACTCGCCCGAGCAACTGGCAAAATACAACGAGGCCGAAGGCCAGCTGAGCCCGGAGCACTCGGCAGCTATTAAGCCCGCCAGCTACTACAAAAAAAGCGGCCTGGCGTGGTTTGCTATCGGGGCTTTGGGCGCAGCACTGATCGCTGTTTTTTCACTGCACGCAGAGCTCTACATACTCGCGGCCTGCAGTACCGGCTTTGGCGTTTTACAGCTCATTGCCGCCAGCCTGCAAGATCGCGGCGCCACAAATCATGGTCTTTATCAAATTACCCACGATTTTTTCCACATGCCGCGCACCATGGTTCAACTGGCACTGGTGCAGTTTTTCAGCTGGTTTGCTCTGTTCTCAATGTGGATTTACATCACGCCCGCTGTCACCAGCCACCACTACGGGGCGCTGGACACAAACGGCGAGCTCTACAACCAGGGGGCTGACTGGACCGGTGTTTTGCTGGGCTCATACAACGGCTACGCTATGCTGGCCGCATTTATTATCCCAGCTATGGCGCGCAAGCTAGGCCAGAAACTCACACACAGCATCAACCTGCTGCTGGGCGCCTTAGGGTTTGTTTCATTTTTGTGGGTAAAAGACCCAGCCTGGCTCTTGGCCTCGATGGTAGGCGTTGGCTTTGCCTGGGCCTCGATTATCTCACTACCCTACGCCATGCTCTCCTGCGCCTTACCCGGCCATAAAATGGGCGTATATATGGGAATATTTAATTTCTTTATCGTCATTCCGCAAATACTCGCCGCCAGCGTGCTAGGCCTGATTGTGCACACCGTCTTCAAAGATCAAAGCATCTACGCCATGCTATTAGGCGGTGTCTGTTTTGGCATAGCGGCTTTAGCCACACTGAGGGTAAAGCAACCCCTGGCCTAG
- a CDS encoding porin family protein, whose product MNYLKSIAAIALPLSLLASPSHADNNRGFFAGAGVSAVNVDDSPAFDKANLWLGEVFGGYKFNPWIGGEVRYGMGLGEERLYLDEPFESAALAAGDEVLMDIEHYSGVYYRAEAVNQTGRFYALLGYADIEFTMKGSEVSHTLSEDDFSWGLGAGFILDPHLNLNFEYRNLVDVAEYRFTTITASLDYRF is encoded by the coding sequence ATGAATTACCTCAAAAGTATCGCTGCTATTGCTCTACCATTGTCACTGCTGGCCTCACCAAGCCACGCCGACAACAACCGCGGCTTTTTCGCCGGTGCCGGCGTGTCTGCCGTTAATGTCGACGACAGCCCCGCGTTCGATAAAGCCAACCTGTGGCTGGGCGAGGTTTTTGGCGGCTATAAGTTTAACCCCTGGATCGGCGGCGAAGTCCGCTATGGTATGGGCCTAGGCGAAGAAAGGCTGTATTTGGACGAACCCTTCGAGTCTGCAGCGCTTGCAGCTGGCGACGAAGTTCTCATGGATATTGAGCATTACAGCGGCGTTTATTATCGCGCCGAGGCAGTCAACCAAACCGGACGTTTTTATGCCCTGTTGGGTTACGCCGATATCGAGTTCACCATGAAGGGCTCTGAGGTGAGCCATACGCTCTCTGAAGATGACTTTTCCTGGGGCCTAGGGGCGGGCTTTATTCTGGACCCGCATCTGAATCTCAACTTTGAATACCGCAATCTGGTGGATGTGGCCGAGTATCGTTTTACCACCATTACCGCTTCGCTCGACTATCGCTTTTAA
- a CDS encoding PH domain-containing protein translates to MKELYSAHPVMKDNPFGFLLAVLLIAAFGLGLIILLIWHLNNKSSKLVITESDVLFEQGLLSKERSELSLRSIRTVKVKQSFLNRIFGTGTVELYTAGDNPEIVAKGLPDPNTVRDIIKAND, encoded by the coding sequence ATGAAAGAGCTCTACTCCGCTCACCCGGTTATGAAGGACAACCCCTTTGGCTTTCTATTGGCTGTTCTGCTGATCGCCGCTTTCGGTCTAGGTCTTATTATTCTGCTGATTTGGCACCTTAACAATAAGTCCTCCAAACTGGTAATTACCGAGTCTGACGTATTATTTGAGCAGGGCCTGTTAAGTAAGGAGCGCTCTGAGCTTAGCCTGAGGAGCATCCGTACCGTGAAGGTAAAACAGTCTTTTCTCAACCGGATTTTTGGTACCGGAACCGTAGAGCTCTACACCGCTGGCGACAACCCGGAGATTGTTGCTAAAGGCCTGCCCGATCCGAATACCGTGCGCGATATTATTAAAGCCAACGACTGA
- a CDS encoding alpha-glucosidase family protein codes for MQQQPWWRGAIIYQVYPRSLMDSNGDGVGDIPGIISKLDYIKSLDVDAIWVSPFFKSPMKDFGYDISDYRDVDPLFGTLDDIDRLIAEAHSRDIKVIIDQVLSHTSDQHQWFSESRLDKTNDKSDWYVWADPKEDGTPPNNWLSIFGGCAWEWEPRRGQYYLHNFLKSQPDLNFHNPQVQAQILEEVEFWLQRGVDGLRLDAINFCFHDQKLRDNPPKPPAERQGRGFSEDNPYAFQRHWYNNTQPENLAFLQRLRVLLDHYPGTVSLGEISSEDSLATMAEYTRGGDKLHMTYSFELLTDDFSPEYVRSTVESLEEGIGEGWPCWAIGNHDVARVLSRWGGDKACDELAKMLNAMVFSLRGSVCSYQGEELGLTEVDLPLEQLQDPYGITFWPMFKGRDGCRTPMPWSDEINGGFSSAAKTWLPVASEHKAMNVARQDNDPSSVLNAYRHFLHWRKDQPALCHGSIQFYDLNSDVLAFTRVAEEKLFCCFNFSAKPQTLELPEGFTRLLEESGFAAELCGNKLHLPGYGVAFMAEAV; via the coding sequence ATGCAGCAGCAACCCTGGTGGCGCGGCGCCATCATCTATCAGGTATATCCCCGCTCTTTGATGGACAGCAACGGCGATGGTGTCGGTGATATACCCGGTATTATCAGTAAGCTTGATTACATAAAAAGCCTGGATGTGGATGCCATTTGGGTATCCCCGTTTTTTAAATCGCCAATGAAAGATTTTGGCTACGACATCAGCGACTACCGCGATGTTGATCCGCTGTTTGGCACATTGGATGATATTGATCGATTAATCGCCGAGGCGCACAGCCGCGACATTAAAGTCATAATTGATCAGGTGCTGAGTCATACCTCCGATCAGCATCAATGGTTTAGCGAAAGTCGGCTCGATAAAACCAATGATAAATCTGACTGGTATGTGTGGGCCGACCCCAAAGAAGATGGCACGCCCCCCAACAACTGGTTGTCTATTTTTGGTGGCTGCGCCTGGGAGTGGGAGCCGCGCCGCGGCCAGTATTACTTGCACAACTTTCTTAAAAGCCAGCCGGATTTAAACTTTCATAACCCGCAGGTGCAGGCGCAAATATTAGAAGAAGTAGAGTTTTGGCTGCAGCGAGGCGTAGACGGCTTACGTTTGGATGCCATTAACTTTTGCTTTCACGACCAGAAGCTTCGCGACAACCCGCCGAAACCACCGGCGGAAAGGCAAGGTAGAGGCTTCAGTGAAGACAACCCCTACGCCTTTCAGCGGCATTGGTACAACAATACCCAGCCAGAAAATTTAGCGTTTTTGCAGCGTTTGCGAGTTTTGCTGGATCACTATCCCGGCACAGTTAGTTTGGGCGAAATTTCGTCGGAAGATTCACTGGCCACCATGGCAGAGTACACACGCGGCGGTGACAAGCTGCACATGACCTACAGCTTTGAGTTGTTAACAGACGACTTCTCTCCTGAGTATGTGCGCTCGACGGTGGAATCCTTAGAGGAAGGCATAGGCGAGGGCTGGCCCTGCTGGGCTATTGGTAACCATGATGTTGCCCGAGTACTGAGCCGCTGGGGTGGCGACAAAGCCTGCGATGAGCTCGCCAAAATGCTTAACGCCATGGTGTTTTCCCTGCGCGGCAGTGTGTGCTCTTATCAGGGTGAAGAGCTGGGGCTGACCGAAGTCGATTTACCCCTGGAGCAATTGCAGGATCCCTACGGCATCACCTTTTGGCCTATGTTTAAAGGGCGCGACGGTTGCCGAACCCCTATGCCCTGGAGCGATGAGATAAACGGCGGTTTTTCCAGCGCCGCAAAAACCTGGTTGCCCGTTGCCTCGGAACACAAAGCGATGAATGTGGCCAGACAAGATAACGACCCCTCATCTGTCCTCAATGCTTACCGGCATTTTTTACACTGGCGCAAAGACCAGCCCGCGCTTTGTCATGGAAGCATTCAATTTTACGATCTCAACTCGGATGTGTTGGCTTTTACGCGCGTGGCCGAGGAAAAACTGTTTTGCTGTTTTAATTTTTCCGCCAAGCCGCAAACGCTCGAGCTACCCGAAGGTTTTACCCGTTTGTTAGAGGAATCCGGTTTTGCGGCAGAGCTGTGCGGCAATAAGCTACATTTGCCAGGTTATGGTGTGGCCTTTATGGCGGAGGCTGTGTAA
- a CDS encoding glutathione peroxidase — protein MKVVCAVLWLALVLPLSSVAEQCPKHLQGEYRKLHSAESIDLCDLLQDAPALIVNTASHCGFTPQFEALEAVHKKYQGQGLVVVGFASDDFKQAAKSEEEAATICYTNYGVTFTMLAPTAVTGDEANAYFNWLAAQAEEPGWNFNKYLINPKDGSVTHFSSKVKPDSEELTEAIEAAL, from the coding sequence ATGAAAGTTGTATGCGCGGTTTTGTGGCTGGCACTTGTATTGCCGCTCAGTAGTGTGGCTGAGCAGTGTCCGAAGCATTTGCAGGGTGAGTATCGTAAGCTCCACTCGGCTGAATCCATTGATCTTTGTGATTTGCTGCAGGATGCTCCGGCACTGATTGTGAATACTGCCAGTCATTGCGGTTTTACCCCCCAGTTTGAAGCGCTCGAAGCCGTACATAAGAAATACCAAGGTCAGGGTTTGGTGGTAGTGGGCTTTGCCAGTGATGATTTTAAACAAGCGGCTAAGTCGGAAGAGGAGGCGGCGACCATTTGCTACACCAATTACGGTGTAACCTTTACGATGCTAGCACCGACCGCTGTTACCGGTGATGAAGCAAATGCCTATTTCAACTGGTTGGCAGCGCAGGCTGAAGAGCCCGGTTGGAACTTCAACAAATACTTAATTAACCCGAAGGACGGGTCCGTTACCCACTTTTCCAGCAAGGTTAAGCCTGATAGTGAAGAGCTTACAGAGGCCATTGAAGCCGCTTTGTGA
- a CDS encoding cation:proton antiporter family protein yields the protein MLEAVWIACAFTLGLTVRAIGLPPLVGYLAAGFAITGLGRFIELPEYGGEVINHLAHLGVLLLLFTVGLKLRVRNLVQPEVIGGGVLHFLLAVVLFSPAVYVLLQVSYYEALLLGVALSFSSTVLAAKVLDSKRELRAFHGRVAIGILVVQDLLALLVISVAGGSTPSPWALLVLGLPLLRPVLFKLLDVCGHDELMVLLGLLLALVVGGLGFEYLGLSSELGALAFGVLLAKHKRATELSNSLWSIKEVFLVGFFLQIGMSGLPGMDALILALAATIVLPLKGAMFFLLLVLFKLRARSAFLSSLALTNYSEFGLIVAAIVLPQWLVPLALTVAVSFVISAPLNRIAHPFYEKLSKKLLRFERNIHHPDQQPVSLGEAEVLIFGMGRTGTAAYDQLKDRIPRLIALDSDPGKVERHRSEGRNVLFADAEDQVFWQGLEMNSVRAVILSMSDIEAKIISVRQLRQRGYQGFIASHTLFQDEAEKINAAGANETYLTMSEAGVGLAEHVQEQLHSIAN from the coding sequence ATGTTGGAAGCTGTATGGATTGCCTGTGCGTTTACTTTGGGGCTGACAGTCCGGGCGATTGGACTGCCGCCGCTTGTGGGTTACTTGGCGGCTGGGTTCGCGATTACGGGGTTGGGACGGTTTATCGAGCTGCCCGAATACGGTGGTGAGGTCATCAATCACCTCGCTCACCTGGGGGTGCTGTTACTGTTATTTACCGTAGGCCTCAAGTTAAGAGTACGCAACCTGGTGCAGCCCGAAGTTATTGGTGGTGGCGTCCTGCATTTTTTGCTTGCGGTAGTGCTATTTAGTCCCGCTGTTTATGTGTTACTGCAGGTTTCCTATTACGAGGCACTGTTGCTGGGGGTGGCGCTGTCGTTTTCCAGCACCGTATTGGCTGCCAAGGTGCTGGATTCCAAGCGTGAGCTGCGGGCCTTTCACGGCCGCGTTGCCATTGGCATCCTGGTAGTACAGGACTTGCTCGCTCTTTTGGTGATCAGTGTTGCAGGGGGATCTACGCCGTCACCCTGGGCTTTATTAGTACTGGGGTTACCGTTGTTGCGACCAGTGTTATTCAAGTTGCTGGATGTGTGCGGCCACGATGAGTTAATGGTGCTACTTGGGCTGTTGCTGGCCTTAGTGGTTGGCGGCTTGGGGTTTGAGTATTTGGGGCTTAGTTCCGAGTTGGGTGCATTGGCGTTTGGGGTATTGTTGGCCAAACACAAACGTGCCACCGAGTTGTCGAACTCGCTTTGGAGTATCAAAGAAGTCTTTTTGGTGGGCTTCTTTTTACAAATTGGCATGAGCGGTTTGCCCGGTATGGATGCTCTAATTTTGGCTTTGGCCGCCACCATAGTCTTGCCGCTAAAGGGCGCGATGTTCTTCCTTTTGCTGGTATTGTTTAAGTTGCGCGCGCGCAGCGCCTTTTTGTCGTCTTTAGCACTGACCAACTACAGCGAATTTGGTTTGATTGTGGCGGCGATTGTGTTGCCGCAATGGCTGGTACCTTTGGCGCTAACGGTCGCCGTATCGTTTGTAATATCGGCGCCTTTGAACCGCATAGCGCATCCTTTTTACGAAAAGTTATCAAAAAAACTGCTGCGCTTTGAGCGCAATATTCATCATCCAGATCAGCAGCCGGTCTCTCTGGGAGAGGCGGAAGTATTAATTTTCGGTATGGGGCGCACGGGCACTGCCGCCTATGACCAACTAAAAGATCGGATACCTCGCCTTATCGCGCTGGACTCAGATCCGGGCAAGGTGGAACGTCATCGCAGTGAGGGCCGTAACGTGCTATTTGCCGATGCGGAGGATCAGGTGTTCTGGCAGGGGCTGGAAATGAATAGTGTACGCGCGGTGATCCTCAGTATGAGTGACATCGAGGCAAAGATAATCTCCGTGCGCCAATTGCGTCAGCGAGGCTATCAGGGGTTTATCGCCTCGCACACCCTTTTCCAGGATGAAGCGGAAAAAATTAATGCCGCCGGTGCCAATGAAACCTATCTGACCATGTCAGAGGCTGGTGTGGGTCTGGCCGAGCATGTGCAGGAGCAGCTGCACTCGATAGCTAACTGA
- the sugE gene encoding quaternary ammonium compound efflux SMR transporter SugE: MSWVFLLLAGLFEIIWATGLKYTDGFTRLWPSVITAVAIVLSLAMLGLSLRQLPLSTAYAIWSGIGAVGTVMIGTWIFGEHMSALRLGCIALILLGIIGLKLTN; encoded by the coding sequence ATGTCATGGGTATTCTTACTCCTCGCAGGTCTGTTTGAAATTATCTGGGCCACAGGCCTTAAGTACACAGACGGATTCACTCGCCTCTGGCCCTCTGTCATCACCGCTGTAGCCATCGTTTTAAGCTTGGCGATGCTCGGACTGTCCCTGCGTCAGCTCCCTCTCAGCACGGCCTACGCCATTTGGTCTGGCATCGGTGCTGTGGGTACCGTAATGATCGGAACCTGGATATTTGGCGAGCACATGAGTGCTTTGCGCCTGGGATGCATTGCCCTTATACTCCTTGGCATTATCGGATTGAAACTAACCAACTAG
- a CDS encoding CPXCG motif-containing cysteine-rich protein, which produces MDLLTEKSVNCPFCDARLTLLIDESAGSQTYTEDCHVCCQPMEVSITQDADGSFSVSLQQE; this is translated from the coding sequence ATGGATTTATTGACCGAGAAAAGCGTCAACTGCCCTTTTTGCGACGCCCGCCTGACTCTGCTGATTGACGAGTCGGCGGGCTCACAAACCTATACCGAAGACTGTCACGTTTGCTGCCAACCCATGGAAGTTAGCATCACTCAGGATGCAGACGGGAGCTTCTCGGTCAGTCTGCAGCAGGAGTAG
- a CDS encoding 16S rRNA (uracil(1498)-N(3))-methyltransferase, whose protein sequence is MRIPRVYVDQALCQGQVIVLSDNAAHYVSRVLRMGEGRPLILFNGQGGEYHGQIVSADKKAVSVELDTYNPDDRKSPLDIELAIGLSRGERWDFVLQKATELGVSRIVPLSTERTEVKLKGDRLEKKQQHWQQIGISACEQSQRNRLPEIAPLTNLLDYIGEAKGAAKFVLHHRDSQGLAAQPTPTSVSLLIGPEGGLSDEEITAARTAGFQPLTLGPRVLRTETAPIVAISLAQHLWGDL, encoded by the coding sequence ATGAGAATTCCCAGAGTTTATGTCGATCAAGCGCTTTGTCAGGGGCAAGTCATTGTTTTAAGCGACAATGCAGCCCATTACGTTAGCCGTGTGCTACGTATGGGTGAGGGGCGACCGCTGATTTTGTTTAACGGCCAAGGAGGGGAGTATCACGGCCAAATTGTCAGCGCCGACAAGAAAGCTGTAAGCGTTGAGCTTGATACTTATAATCCAGATGACCGAAAGTCGCCGCTGGACATTGAGCTTGCGATCGGCTTGTCACGCGGTGAACGTTGGGATTTTGTGCTGCAAAAGGCCACCGAGCTAGGGGTTAGTCGAATTGTACCCCTATCTACAGAGCGCACCGAAGTAAAACTAAAAGGCGACCGACTGGAGAAAAAACAACAGCACTGGCAACAAATAGGCATCAGCGCCTGCGAGCAGAGCCAGAGAAACCGTCTGCCGGAGATCGCCCCACTGACCAATTTACTCGACTATATCGGCGAAGCCAAAGGAGCGGCCAAGTTTGTTCTGCACCATCGTGACAGCCAGGGACTGGCCGCCCAGCCCACACCGACAAGTGTCTCTTTACTGATCGGCCCCGAGGGAGGCCTAAGCGATGAGGAAATTACTGCCGCCCGGACTGCAGGGTTTCAGCCGCTGACGTTAGGGCCTCGAGTACTGCGCACAGAAACCGCGCCGATTGTCGCCATCAGCCTGGCGCAACATTTGTGGGGAGACCTGTAG
- a CDS encoding glucan 1,4-alpha-glucosidase: MLQKLLACSVISFGALCTSGCNDLNTQPPSAMAHGAPGQPPTWAYSGKTGIGTSYEQYLDGQYSNAAATGDVSKVWFSIAQGIVTETMFGLIHEAQIKDMELVIQGADFVHYESQDTTTKIDYLYKDAAGRPLSLAYKITNTDPQGRYRIEKHVFTDPNRNSLWQRVIFTAFEDGLSAYMVTNPHVANTGTNDSAWTQGGTAFARDGDNVIAIVGPEGSNPSVGFVGTSDLATDLADSSQDWHYNSTGDALGNVSISHALPVGSKNPQTWDFVLAYGNTTEQAQSVANASLTQGYADTLAHYNGTGDAIGWEDYLAGLAPLSELSASATDGGKLAYASAMVLKAQEDKTHAGALIASLSNPWGDVVPATESSTGYKAVWPRDFYQVAMAFLAMGDTETPLVAFRYLEKVQASSNTPGYSGAPGWFLQKTHVDGTLEWYAVQLDQTAMPIMLGWQLWQKGILSNADATQWYEKMLRPAADFLADGGQVNLGWNDTHITPPYTQQERWEEQEGYSPSTTAAIIAGLVTAAEFATQTGDSERAARYLARADQYRQQLDQQTFTNKGTLAGDGRYYLRISQNEDPNDQGGLTPRNGQGALNEIEIVDPGFLELVRYGVHAANHPEVVASLEEVDSDALPDYLRVRYEFPEKSNTYVGWRRYGGDGYGERITDGRGYQAEGENHPAQRGRVWPFLTGERAHYELARQKVRGELDVAQLKSRYVASMEYFANEGLMLPEQVWDGVGSNEAYGYELGEGTNSATPLAWTHAEYIKLLRSLADEAVWDYYPPVGERYQPAD; this comes from the coding sequence ATGCTACAGAAACTTCTTGCCTGTTCGGTTATCAGCTTCGGCGCCCTGTGCACCAGTGGCTGTAACGATTTAAACACTCAGCCGCCTTCAGCCATGGCCCACGGCGCTCCGGGTCAGCCCCCCACTTGGGCTTACTCGGGCAAAACCGGCATTGGCACCAGCTATGAACAATACCTCGATGGGCAGTACAGCAATGCCGCCGCGACCGGTGATGTCAGCAAGGTGTGGTTTTCTATCGCCCAAGGCATTGTCACGGAAACCATGTTTGGGCTGATACATGAGGCGCAAATAAAAGACATGGAGCTGGTGATTCAGGGAGCAGACTTTGTCCATTACGAGAGCCAGGACACCACCACGAAAATTGATTATCTGTACAAGGACGCCGCGGGCCGGCCTTTGTCCTTGGCCTATAAAATCACCAATACGGACCCACAAGGTCGCTACCGAATCGAAAAACACGTATTCACCGACCCCAATCGCAATAGCTTGTGGCAGCGGGTTATTTTTACCGCCTTTGAAGACGGCCTGAGTGCCTATATGGTGACCAACCCTCACGTCGCCAACACCGGCACCAATGATTCCGCCTGGACCCAAGGTGGCACAGCCTTCGCGCGCGACGGCGACAATGTCATTGCCATTGTCGGACCAGAAGGCAGTAACCCAAGCGTGGGCTTTGTCGGCACCTCTGATCTAGCCACAGACCTCGCCGATAGCAGCCAAGATTGGCATTACAACTCCACCGGTGACGCCTTGGGCAATGTAAGCATTAGCCATGCTTTACCGGTGGGCAGCAAAAACCCACAGACCTGGGATTTTGTCCTCGCCTACGGCAACACCACTGAGCAAGCGCAATCCGTTGCCAACGCCAGCTTAACGCAGGGCTACGCGGACACCCTGGCTCATTACAACGGCACTGGCGATGCCATCGGCTGGGAAGATTACCTAGCCGGCCTCGCCCCCTTATCAGAGCTCTCTGCCTCCGCTACCGACGGGGGAAAGCTCGCCTACGCCAGCGCCATGGTACTCAAAGCGCAGGAAGACAAAACCCACGCCGGCGCCCTGATTGCCTCACTATCAAACCCCTGGGGCGACGTTGTCCCGGCCACAGAATCCTCAACCGGTTATAAAGCCGTGTGGCCACGGGATTTCTATCAAGTCGCAATGGCTTTCCTGGCGATGGGCGATACCGAAACACCACTGGTGGCGTTCCGTTATCTGGAAAAGGTACAGGCATCGTCCAATACCCCAGGCTATTCCGGTGCGCCCGGCTGGTTTCTGCAAAAAACCCATGTAGACGGCACACTGGAGTGGTACGCCGTGCAACTGGACCAAACGGCCATGCCGATTATGCTGGGCTGGCAGCTTTGGCAAAAAGGCATTCTCAGCAACGCAGACGCCACCCAGTGGTATGAAAAAATGCTGCGCCCGGCGGCCGACTTTTTAGCCGACGGAGGCCAGGTAAACCTGGGCTGGAACGACACTCACATCACGCCCCCCTATACACAGCAAGAGCGCTGGGAAGAACAAGAGGGCTACTCGCCTTCCACTACCGCAGCGATTATTGCGGGGCTGGTCACCGCGGCGGAATTTGCCACCCAGACGGGCGATAGCGAGCGCGCTGCGCGTTACCTGGCCCGTGCGGATCAGTATCGTCAGCAGCTTGATCAGCAGACCTTCACCAATAAAGGAACCTTGGCCGGAGACGGTCGCTACTATTTGCGCATCTCTCAGAATGAGGACCCTAATGATCAGGGCGGCCTTACTCCACGCAATGGCCAAGGCGCGCTGAACGAAATCGAAATTGTGGATCCGGGCTTTTTGGAATTGGTGCGCTACGGCGTTCACGCAGCCAACCATCCTGAGGTGGTCGCTTCGCTGGAGGAAGTGGACAGCGATGCCCTCCCGGATTACCTGCGCGTACGCTACGAATTTCCAGAGAAATCCAATACGTATGTCGGTTGGCGCCGCTACGGTGGAGACGGATACGGTGAGCGCATTACTGATGGCCGAGGATACCAAGCCGAGGGCGAAAACCATCCGGCGCAGCGCGGCCGTGTCTGGCCATTTCTCACCGGAGAACGCGCTCACTATGAGCTGGCTCGACAAAAGGTGCGCGGCGAATTAGATGTCGCACAGCTAAAAAGTCGTTATGTGGCCAGCATGGAGTACTTTGCCAACGAAGGGCTGATGCTGCCCGAGCAAGTCTGGGACGGTGTCGGCAGCAACGAGGCGTACGGTTACGAGCTGGGCGAAGGCACAAATTCGGCAACCCCGCTGGCCTGGACCCATGCCGAATACATTAAACTGTTGCGCTCGCTTGCCGATGAAGCCGTGTGGGACTATTACCCTCCGGTAGGCGAGCGCTACCAGCCAGCCGATTAA